A genomic stretch from Hydrogenimonas urashimensis includes:
- a CDS encoding YeeE/YedE thiosulfate transporter family protein, producing MFDELLQRFMHMFEVVAAEGHGSVWMVLFIGFVFGAIIQWSRVDKFEKIAGFAMLEDMTVPKMLFFAIGFASIFLYVFIEIGLAHYHVKPIMLGGLVIGAILFGVAMAIFGKCPGTGPISVAEGRIDVLVGAIGGIFGGLFFTWAYPWLKPIMGPDYGKLTLPQFFEGQEHLVVLIYGLALIAVAFVIPDIEYLDPEDHEKKAEL from the coding sequence ATGTTTGACGAGTTGCTGCAGCGCTTTATGCATATGTTCGAGGTCGTGGCCGCCGAGGGGCACGGAAGTGTCTGGATGGTGCTTTTTATCGGCTTCGTATTCGGCGCGATCATTCAGTGGTCGCGGGTGGACAAGTTTGAAAAAATCGCCGGTTTCGCGATGCTGGAGGATATGACCGTACCCAAGATGCTCTTCTTCGCGATCGGTTTCGCGAGCATCTTTCTTTATGTTTTCATCGAAATTGGACTGGCACACTACCATGTCAAGCCGATCATGCTCGGAGGCCTCGTGATCGGCGCGATCCTTTTCGGCGTGGCGATGGCGATATTCGGAAAGTGCCCGGGAACGGGGCCCATCTCCGTGGCAGAGGGGCGGATCGACGTACTTGTCGGCGCGATCGGGGGCATTTTCGGCGGTCTCTTCTTTACGTGGGCCTATCCGTGGCTCAAGCCGATCATGGGGCCCGACTACGGCAAACTGACGCTGCCGCAGTTTTTCGAGGGCCAGGAGCATCTGGTCGTCCTCATCTACGGACTGGCTCTGATCGCCGTGGCGTTCGTGATCCCGGACATCGAATATCTCGATCCGGAAGATCACGAAAAGAAGGCGGAACTCTAA
- the ccoN gene encoding cytochrome-c oxidase, cbb3-type subunit I: MQNAALEYDYSVAKWFTYLAIIFGIVGMVIGTYIAFELAYPELNNLFGQYGTFSRLRPLHTNVVAFGFTLSGIWAAFYYIAQRTLKVSLKESGFVSGLAKLHFWLYLILAALLVVTELLGITTSKEYAEMEWPLDILTVVVWVIFGMAMFGLIGMRREKTLYISMWYFIAFFLGVAMLYLFNNMEVPTYLVAGMGKWYHSVSMYAGTNDALVQWWYGHNAVAFVFTVPIIAMIYYFLPKESGQPVFSYKLSLLSFWGLMFVYLWAGGHHLIYSTVPDWMQTMGSVFSVVLILPSWGSAINMLLTMKGEWNQLKESPLIKFMVLASTFYMLSTLEGPIQSIKSVNALAHFTDWIPGHVHDGTLGWVAFMVIAATLHMAPRFYKREIYSKKLMEMQFWIQTTGIVLYFSSMWIAGITQGMMWRAVDQYGNLAYSFIDTVTVLHPYYTIRALGGVLFVIGLFMWAYNFVKTMSNAKVLEKEPAFASPMGA; this comes from the coding sequence ATGCAAAATGCAGCGTTGGAATACGATTATTCCGTTGCGAAATGGTTTACCTATCTGGCCATTATCTTCGGTATCGTAGGTATGGTGATAGGTACGTATATCGCATTTGAGTTGGCGTATCCGGAGCTGAACAATCTGTTCGGACAGTATGGAACGTTTAGCCGACTGCGACCGCTTCATACGAACGTCGTCGCGTTCGGTTTCACCCTGAGCGGTATCTGGGCGGCATTCTATTATATCGCGCAGAGGACTCTCAAGGTCTCTTTGAAAGAGAGCGGATTTGTCAGTGGACTCGCCAAATTGCACTTTTGGCTTTATCTCATTTTGGCAGCCCTGCTTGTCGTGACCGAACTGCTCGGTATCACCACATCCAAAGAGTATGCCGAAATGGAGTGGCCTCTGGATATTCTGACCGTCGTTGTCTGGGTCATTTTCGGAATGGCGATGTTCGGCCTTATCGGTATGCGCCGTGAAAAGACGCTCTATATTTCCATGTGGTATTTCATCGCGTTCTTCCTCGGTGTTGCGATGCTCTACCTTTTCAACAACATGGAAGTTCCGACCTACCTCGTTGCCGGCATGGGCAAATGGTATCACTCCGTCTCCATGTATGCCGGAACCAACGATGCGCTGGTACAGTGGTGGTACGGCCACAACGCGGTTGCCTTCGTCTTTACCGTGCCGATTATCGCGATGATCTACTACTTCCTTCCCAAAGAGTCCGGTCAACCGGTCTTCTCTTACAAACTCTCTCTCCTTTCGTTCTGGGGATTGATGTTTGTCTACCTCTGGGCGGGCGGACACCACCTGATCTACTCCACCGTTCCTGACTGGATGCAGACGATGGGTTCAGTTTTCTCGGTCGTCCTGATCCTTCCTTCGTGGGGTTCTGCGATCAACATGCTGCTGACGATGAAAGGGGAATGGAACCAGCTCAAAGAGTCTCCGCTGATCAAATTCATGGTTCTGGCATCGACTTTCTATATGCTCTCTACACTCGAAGGTCCGATTCAGTCCATCAAATCCGTCAACGCGCTGGCACACTTTACCGACTGGATTCCGGGCCACGTTCACGACGGTACACTCGGATGGGTCGCCTTTATGGTCATTGCCGCTACGCTGCACATGGCACCCCGCTTCTATAAGCGTGAAATCTACAGCAAAAAGCTGATGGAGATGCAGTTCTGGATTCAGACAACCGGTATCGTGCTCTACTTCTCCAGTATGTGGATTGCAGGTATCACCCAGGGTATGATGTGGCGTGCGGTCGATCAGTACGGCAACCTCGCCTATTCGTTCATCGATACGGTAACCGTTCTGCATCCGTATTACACAATTCGTGCGCTCGGTGGCGTTCTGTTTGTTATCGGCCTCTTTATGTGGGCCTACAACTTCGTCAAAACGATGTCCAATGCCAAAGTGCTCGAAAAAGAGCCCGCATTTGCATCGCCGATGGGCGCATAA
- a CDS encoding DUF507 family protein gives MKLSLAHAPYIANKIGIDLANAPFVEIKRGLEPVIEKAREVIEKDIKNERALEERVNELLEEKEDEIEFMRADVRQLFWMIKKKLAPEYGVILNNEERYSDLSHKILNELWEEDLIDYSVNENQVRGVIFKAIEEYMKSFEQIEDAVLEKISHYKRKLIPGTEEYDLIFERLYEEELRKRGMM, from the coding sequence ATGAAGTTAAGTTTAGCCCATGCACCCTATATAGCCAACAAGATCGGAATCGATCTGGCGAACGCACCTTTTGTCGAGATCAAGCGGGGTCTTGAACCGGTTATCGAAAAGGCGAGAGAGGTCATCGAAAAAGATATCAAGAACGAACGGGCGCTCGAAGAGCGGGTCAACGAACTGCTGGAAGAGAAAGAGGACGAGATCGAGTTCATGCGGGCGGATGTCCGCCAGCTGTTTTGGATGATAAAAAAGAAACTGGCGCCGGAATATGGCGTCATCTTGAACAACGAGGAGCGCTACAGCGATCTGAGCCACAAGATTCTCAACGAACTGTGGGAAGAGGACCTGATCGACTATTCGGTCAACGAGAACCAGGTGCGCGGAGTCATCTTCAAGGCGATCGAAGAGTATATGAAATCTTTCGAGCAGATCGAGGACGCCGTATTGGAAAAGATCTCCCACTACAAACGCAAGCTCATACCCGGAACCGAAGAGTACGATCTCATTTTCGAACGGCTCTACGAAGAAGAACTGCGGAAGCGGGGGATGATGTAA
- a CDS encoding pyridoxal-phosphate-dependent aminotransferase family protein: MLLFTPGPTPVPEEVRMAMAGPTIHHRTPEFEAIFKKARERLMRLFGMDECVVLASSGTGAMEACVTNLCRRKALTVNAGKFGERFGKIVEAFGLGHVELKYAWDTPADVEDIKAALADDPDIDALCIQISESAGGLRHPVEEIAAVVKAVNPDIMVIADGITAVGVEPIDVTHIDALVAGSQKALMLPPGMAMIGLSDAAVKKIGEGNGYYFNLADEIKKQQKNTTAYTAPTTLIIGLEKVLEMIEKQGYEEFYRKTRARALATRAALEAIGCQLYPKAPALSMSAVFDEEANMVRLILKTEFGVNIAGGQEHLKGKLFRINQMGLIPVYESAWVVNAVEWAFDRMDRRPYDGMASKVFNEVYYANENA; this comes from the coding sequence ATGCTGCTGTTTACCCCGGGGCCCACACCTGTGCCCGAAGAGGTCCGTATGGCGATGGCCGGACCGACGATCCATCATAGAACCCCCGAATTCGAAGCGATTTTCAAAAAGGCCCGCGAAAGGCTGATGCGGCTTTTTGGGATGGATGAGTGTGTCGTGCTGGCATCCAGCGGAACGGGCGCGATGGAGGCGTGCGTGACCAATCTGTGCCGCCGAAAGGCGCTGACTGTCAATGCGGGAAAATTCGGCGAGCGGTTCGGAAAGATCGTCGAAGCGTTCGGACTCGGGCATGTCGAACTCAAATACGCATGGGATACCCCGGCCGATGTGGAAGACATCAAGGCGGCGCTCGCCGATGATCCGGATATCGACGCGCTCTGCATACAGATAAGCGAGAGCGCCGGCGGCCTCCGCCATCCGGTGGAAGAGATCGCGGCGGTGGTCAAAGCGGTCAACCCCGATATCATGGTTATCGCCGACGGCATCACGGCCGTGGGCGTGGAACCGATCGATGTCACCCATATCGACGCCCTGGTCGCAGGCAGCCAGAAAGCGCTGATGCTGCCGCCGGGAATGGCGATGATCGGCCTCAGTGACGCAGCCGTCAAAAAGATCGGCGAAGGGAACGGCTACTACTTCAATCTCGCCGATGAAATCAAAAAACAGCAGAAAAACACCACCGCCTATACGGCGCCGACCACCCTCATCATCGGGCTTGAGAAGGTGCTCGAGATGATCGAGAAGCAGGGGTACGAAGAGTTCTACCGAAAGACGCGGGCGAGGGCCCTTGCGACCCGTGCCGCGTTGGAGGCGATTGGGTGTCAGCTCTATCCGAAAGCGCCGGCTCTCTCCATGAGCGCCGTCTTCGACGAAGAGGCCAACATGGTGCGATTGATCCTCAAAACGGAATTCGGTGTCAATATCGCGGGCGGGCAGGAGCACCTGAAGGGAAAACTCTTCCGCATCAACCAGATGGGGCTCATTCCCGTCTACGAGAGCGCGTGGGTCGTCAACGCCGTCGAATGGGCTTTCGACAGGATGGACCGCCGTCCCTATGACGGCATGGCGTCGAAAGTCTTCAACGAAGTCTACTACGCAAACGAGAACGCATGA
- a CDS encoding adenylosuccinate synthase, whose product MHKADLIVGLQWGDEGKGKIVDMMAQDYEVVARFAGGHNAGHTIVTNGKKYALHLIPSGILNPDAVNIIGNGVVVCPANLMKEMSQFDNLEGRLWLSDKAHLILPYHQMIDQAKERMRGDKAIGTTGRGIGPAYADKISRSGHRVGELKDVETLFVKIVEYLNQNRPVFEAMGVDVPSENSLKEDLERYRDGLLPYITDTTQMIWRELREGRKILLEGAQGTMLDIDHGTYPYVTSSNTIAGGACTGMGLSPKQIGRVTGIAKAYCTRVGNGPFPSEDFGPDGDRLREQGHEFGTTTGRPRRCGWFDAVAIRHACALNGCDQISLMKLDVLDGFEKIKICVGYEFEGERIDYVPYDLEHVTPIYETFPGWEKVEGIDDYDALPDSAKAYIETIERVSGVKVGIISTSPDRNDTIVRP is encoded by the coding sequence TTGCACAAAGCCGACCTGATCGTCGGGTTGCAATGGGGTGACGAAGGCAAAGGCAAGATCGTGGACATGATGGCGCAGGATTACGAGGTTGTCGCACGATTCGCCGGGGGCCACAACGCCGGCCACACGATCGTCACCAACGGAAAGAAATACGCGCTTCACCTGATCCCTTCGGGCATACTCAATCCCGACGCCGTCAATATCATCGGCAACGGTGTCGTCGTCTGCCCTGCCAATCTGATGAAAGAGATGTCCCAGTTCGACAATCTCGAGGGGCGTCTCTGGCTCAGCGACAAAGCCCATCTGATTCTTCCCTACCACCAGATGATCGACCAGGCCAAAGAGCGGATGCGGGGCGACAAGGCGATCGGGACGACGGGGCGGGGCATCGGACCCGCCTATGCCGACAAGATCTCCCGTTCCGGCCATCGGGTCGGTGAACTGAAGGATGTCGAGACGCTTTTTGTCAAGATTGTCGAGTATCTGAATCAGAACAGGCCGGTTTTCGAGGCGATGGGTGTCGATGTGCCTTCCGAAAACTCTTTGAAAGAGGATCTTGAGCGGTATCGTGACGGATTGCTGCCCTACATCACCGATACGACCCAGATGATCTGGAGAGAGCTCAGGGAGGGCAGAAAGATTCTGCTTGAAGGAGCCCAGGGCACGATGCTCGACATCGACCATGGCACCTATCCCTATGTCACGAGCTCCAACACGATCGCCGGCGGAGCCTGTACGGGAATGGGGCTCTCGCCCAAGCAGATCGGCAGGGTCACCGGCATTGCCAAGGCTTACTGCACCCGTGTCGGCAACGGTCCGTTCCCCAGCGAAGATTTCGGGCCCGACGGCGACCGTCTCAGGGAGCAGGGGCACGAGTTCGGTACGACGACGGGCCGTCCGAGGCGCTGCGGGTGGTTCGACGCGGTGGCGATTCGCCATGCCTGCGCGCTCAACGGGTGCGATCAGATATCCCTGATGAAATTGGATGTGCTGGACGGTTTCGAGAAGATCAAGATCTGTGTGGGGTACGAGTTCGAAGGAGAGCGCATCGACTACGTCCCATACGATCTGGAGCATGTCACGCCGATCTACGAAACCTTCCCGGGCTGGGAGAAAGTCGAGGGCATCGACGACTACGATGCGCTGCCCGATTCGGCGAAAGCCTATATCGAAACGATCGAACGGGTCAGCGGCGTGAAGGTGGGCATCATCTCCACGAGCCCCGACAGAAACGATACGATAGTGAGGCCATGA
- a CDS encoding STAS/SEC14 domain-containing protein, giving the protein MHIHPHGIRIDLHRIGGEVYAELALRGRLTHEDYETFVPVIENAMRGLPSGSLNLIIDMRRFEGWTPRAAWDDFRFGLEWRKDIRKMAVVGERKWEALFAKMADWMISGEAKYFETMEEARHWLLNRKS; this is encoded by the coding sequence ATGCATATTCATCCCCACGGTATCAGGATCGATCTTCACAGGATCGGTGGCGAAGTCTACGCGGAACTCGCCCTGCGGGGCAGACTGACCCATGAAGATTACGAAACGTTTGTTCCCGTTATCGAAAACGCGATGCGGGGGCTTCCGTCCGGGTCACTGAATCTGATCATCGATATGCGCCGTTTCGAAGGGTGGACGCCCCGCGCGGCATGGGACGATTTCAGGTTCGGCCTCGAGTGGCGTAAGGATATCCGCAAAATGGCGGTCGTCGGAGAGAGAAAATGGGAGGCGCTTTTCGCGAAGATGGCAGACTGGATGATCAGTGGCGAAGCGAAATACTTCGAGACGATGGAGGAGGCGCGCCATTGGCTGCTGAACCGCAAAAGCTGA
- the carA gene encoding glutamine-hydrolyzing carbamoyl-phosphate synthase small subunit encodes MVPLKPIYIYLENGLLLEGKSFGAEGTRVGEIVFNTSMTGYQEIVTDPSYAGQFVTFTMPEIGNVGCNRQDMESKAAWCKGIIVRQYQAEPSNFRSEEPLHELLKRFDVLGICDVDTRFLTKTLREEGAMMMIASTEICEKEELARLLADAPHISEVNYIEAVSTKEPYEHTTGRYDPRAFRYNDAPKPKANIVALDFGVKRNILNELTEAGMHVEVVPNSVEAETLIERYEKGDIDGVFLSNGPGDPLILKKEREKIAKLIEAKVPMFGICLGHQLLSIAHGYDTYKLKFGHHGGNHPVKNVGTGAVEITAQNHNYNVPDTITEIAEVTHTNLFDGTIEGVRYKESPILSVQHHPEASPGPHESRYVFGEFLKMIER; translated from the coding sequence ATGGTCCCACTCAAACCTATCTATATCTATCTTGAGAACGGCCTGCTTCTTGAAGGGAAGAGTTTCGGTGCCGAGGGAACGCGGGTCGGCGAGATTGTTTTCAACACCTCCATGACGGGATATCAGGAGATCGTGACCGACCCCAGCTATGCCGGCCAGTTTGTCACGTTTACAATGCCAGAGATAGGAAATGTCGGCTGCAACAGGCAAGATATGGAATCCAAAGCGGCGTGGTGCAAAGGAATCATCGTCCGGCAGTACCAGGCCGAGCCCTCCAATTTCCGCAGCGAAGAGCCACTGCACGAACTTCTGAAGCGCTTCGACGTTTTGGGCATCTGCGATGTCGATACCCGCTTTCTGACCAAAACGCTTCGGGAAGAGGGCGCGATGATGATGATAGCCTCCACGGAGATATGCGAGAAGGAGGAGCTGGCGAGGCTGCTTGCCGACGCTCCCCACATCAGCGAAGTCAACTATATCGAAGCGGTCAGCACGAAAGAGCCATACGAGCACACGACGGGCCGATACGATCCCCGTGCCTTCCGCTACAACGACGCGCCGAAACCGAAGGCGAACATCGTGGCACTCGATTTTGGCGTCAAACGGAACATTCTCAACGAGTTGACCGAAGCGGGGATGCATGTGGAGGTCGTTCCCAACTCGGTGGAGGCGGAAACGCTGATCGAGCGCTATGAAAAGGGCGATATCGACGGTGTCTTCCTCTCCAACGGTCCGGGCGATCCGCTCATCCTCAAAAAGGAGCGGGAGAAGATCGCAAAACTGATCGAGGCGAAGGTGCCGATGTTCGGTATCTGTCTTGGCCATCAACTCCTTTCCATCGCCCATGGCTACGACACGTACAAGCTGAAATTCGGCCATCACGGCGGCAACCACCCTGTCAAGAATGTCGGGACGGGTGCGGTGGAAATCACGGCGCAGAACCACAACTACAACGTGCCGGATACCATCACGGAGATTGCGGAAGTGACCCATACGAACCTTTTTGATGGCACCATCGAAGGGGTACGCTACAAAGAGAGTCCCATTCTGTCGGTGCAACACCATCCGGAGGCTTCTCCGGGGCCTCACGAAAGCCGTTACGTCTTTGGCGAATTTCTGAAAATGATCGAACGTTAA
- a CDS encoding TonB-dependent receptor: MKKVIHLGLSIAAASMLYAEEMQLETIEVEETGTSIVVKDVAGEEVRSADLADALYRLDPNVQLVRRSGIANDIIVRGMRKDNINVLIDGGKLYGGCPNRMDPPISHVLANNVDNIVIKEGPYDVEHFGTLTGLVEVNTLKPSQEKQGEINLNAGSWDYYKLGARFSGGNEWLRMMVGGSTESSGQYKDGDGNTLADQVKNFAAASNSPKVKGAQYAPEHYHMDAYEKKTGMIKLFADVADNQELRLSYTVNQSDDVMYPSTPMDAKEDNSNLFNAEYIVRNLGEWSKKLKLKFYNSWVYHPMGNYYRRSAVAKGIIENIMHSRIYGGVVKNSMDLYGGTLKIGVDASRRTWDGEYRSSKGLPFDGKASIDNSKTKDVGVFANYTKTIGAFDLDAGVRYDMARVESDVPETETNDYNAFGGYLFGTYRLDEQMRLFGGVGTSIRVPDGKELYFQDKVGGALHGNPDLNEVRNTQVDIGMEAEAFESATVRIKGFYSKLKDFIFYNNTYPIAPDVKGRYENQDATLYGISVDGTYALNDEIYFDGGIAWLRGKKDDPLTGQSDKDMPNIAPLKGTLGANWDFDETATARLAMVAAGGWRDYDGDNGEQRLPGYAVFNFKLKKDFLNRYEVTLGVDNIFDKTYAITNTYADMTLVTGGQPMLLNEPGRYIYGNLTWHF, from the coding sequence ATGAAGAAAGTTATCCATCTAGGCCTGTCGATCGCGGCCGCTTCAATGTTGTATGCCGAAGAGATGCAACTTGAGACGATCGAAGTGGAAGAGACGGGAACATCCATCGTCGTCAAAGACGTGGCGGGAGAAGAGGTCCGTTCGGCGGACCTGGCGGATGCGCTCTACAGACTCGATCCCAATGTCCAGCTGGTGCGCCGAAGCGGGATAGCCAACGACATCATCGTGCGGGGGATGCGCAAAGACAACATCAACGTCTTGATCGACGGCGGAAAACTCTACGGCGGCTGCCCCAACCGGATGGACCCGCCGATTTCCCACGTCCTTGCCAACAATGTGGACAATATCGTCATCAAGGAGGGGCCCTACGATGTGGAGCATTTCGGTACGCTGACCGGACTGGTGGAGGTCAATACCCTCAAGCCCTCCCAAGAGAAACAGGGCGAAATCAACCTGAATGCCGGAAGCTGGGACTACTACAAACTGGGTGCACGATTCAGCGGCGGCAACGAATGGCTGCGGATGATGGTCGGCGGATCGACCGAAAGCAGCGGGCAGTACAAAGACGGGGACGGCAATACGCTGGCGGACCAGGTGAAAAATTTTGCGGCGGCTTCGAACAGTCCAAAGGTCAAAGGCGCTCAATATGCTCCGGAACATTACCATATGGATGCATACGAGAAGAAGACGGGGATGATCAAACTTTTTGCGGATGTGGCGGACAACCAGGAGCTTAGGCTGAGCTACACCGTCAACCAGAGCGACGACGTGATGTACCCCAGCACGCCGATGGACGCCAAAGAGGACAACTCCAATCTCTTCAACGCCGAATACATCGTCCGCAACCTCGGAGAGTGGTCGAAAAAACTTAAGCTGAAATTCTACAACTCCTGGGTCTACCATCCGATGGGGAACTATTACAGACGATCGGCCGTCGCGAAAGGTATCATCGAAAACATAATGCATTCACGTATCTATGGCGGCGTCGTCAAGAACAGCATGGACCTCTACGGGGGGACTCTGAAAATTGGTGTCGATGCGAGCCGCCGTACGTGGGATGGCGAGTATCGCTCATCGAAAGGTCTTCCTTTTGACGGCAAGGCGAGCATCGACAACTCGAAAACCAAGGATGTCGGAGTGTTCGCCAACTATACCAAAACGATCGGCGCTTTCGACCTCGACGCGGGTGTGCGCTACGACATGGCCCGTGTCGAATCCGATGTGCCCGAAACGGAGACCAACGATTACAACGCATTCGGAGGATATCTCTTCGGCACCTATCGTCTTGATGAACAGATGAGGTTATTCGGAGGCGTAGGGACATCCATCCGTGTGCCGGATGGCAAAGAGCTCTATTTCCAGGACAAGGTGGGTGGCGCTTTACACGGCAATCCTGACCTGAACGAGGTGCGCAATACGCAGGTGGATATCGGGATGGAAGCGGAGGCGTTCGAAAGCGCGACGGTGCGCATCAAAGGATTTTATTCAAAATTGAAGGATTTCATATTCTACAACAACACCTATCCCATTGCTCCCGATGTCAAAGGAAGATACGAAAACCAGGATGCCACACTCTATGGGATATCGGTCGACGGCACATACGCTTTGAACGACGAAATCTATTTCGATGGCGGCATCGCCTGGCTGCGCGGAAAAAAAGATGATCCGCTGACCGGTCAGAGTGACAAAGATATGCCCAATATAGCGCCGCTGAAGGGAACGCTGGGCGCCAACTGGGATTTCGACGAAACAGCGACGGCACGCCTTGCGATGGTAGCGGCCGGCGGATGGAGAGATTACGACGGTGACAATGGCGAGCAGCGCCTCCCCGGGTATGCCGTCTTCAATTTCAAGCTGAAAAAAGATTTCCTCAATCGCTACGAAGTGACACTGGGCGTCGACAATATTTTCGACAAAACCTACGCCATCACCAACACCTACGCCGACATGACCCTGGTCACCGGCGGCCAACCGATGCTTCTGAACGAACCGGGACGCTATATCTACGGCAATCTGACATGGCACTTTTGA
- a CDS encoding ATP phosphoribosyltransferase regulatory subunit, with amino-acid sequence MIFEHEIPAGSRLYFAESAKEKRRIERVASELLEKEGFEEIATPLFSYHQHQGVRDRMELLRFSDPQNREVTLRADSTIDVVRLVTKRLGRSTRQKKWFYIQPVYRYPTLEINQIGAEWLDGRLADVLDVTMSLFEALEVDPILQISNIQIPVIISFEFDIPLEWFASMQLEKLLGTQYAWLGDLARVQHLEQLDAVMPRVPEILRPELEKMKELMEACRCKQCVLAPLYYAKMRYYDGLFFQCFTGNSPLASGGHFINDDISAAGFALYTDALIEVRTKGNEQ; translated from the coding sequence ATGATTTTCGAGCATGAGATACCGGCGGGGAGCCGGCTCTATTTCGCGGAGAGCGCAAAAGAGAAGCGGCGAATCGAGCGTGTTGCCAGCGAACTGTTGGAAAAAGAGGGATTCGAAGAGATCGCGACGCCGCTCTTTTCGTACCATCAGCATCAAGGCGTCCGTGACAGGATGGAGCTGCTCAGGTTCAGCGACCCGCAGAACAGGGAGGTGACTCTGCGGGCCGACAGTACGATCGATGTGGTGCGCCTCGTGACCAAACGCCTCGGGCGTTCGACCCGTCAGAAAAAGTGGTTCTATATCCAGCCGGTCTACCGCTACCCGACCCTGGAGATCAACCAGATCGGCGCCGAATGGCTCGACGGAAGACTCGCCGATGTGCTCGATGTGACGATGTCGCTTTTCGAAGCGCTTGAAGTCGATCCGATTCTGCAGATTTCCAATATCCAGATTCCCGTGATCATTTCATTCGAGTTCGATATCCCGCTGGAATGGTTCGCATCGATGCAGCTCGAGAAGCTTTTGGGTACGCAATATGCCTGGCTCGGCGATCTGGCGCGGGTCCAGCATCTGGAGCAGCTGGATGCGGTGATGCCGAGGGTGCCCGAGATTCTGCGGCCGGAGCTTGAGAAGATGAAGGAGCTGATGGAGGCGTGCCGCTGCAAACAGTGTGTGCTGGCACCGCTTTATTACGCGAAGATGCGCTACTACGACGGCCTCTTCTTTCAATGCTTCACAGGCAACAGCCCGCTGGCTTCCGGCGGGCACTTCATCAACGACGACATCTCCGCCGCGGGATTTGCGCTCTACACCGATGCGCTGATCGAGGTGCGGACCAAAGGAAACGAACAATGA
- a CDS encoding MotE family protein has product MKSLAVIVLPMLLLAETTKPLECNKIFEERKQELVLKLEEIDEARQAYEALKAATEEMFRKKEALLAKKEADLNATRLKLEAERKEIEKLIARNEELLKAIKEAKADKVSKTYAKMKASAAAQILERMRAQEAASILATLKPKSVGQILSKMDPAKASKITLLLQDRLPSGKKK; this is encoded by the coding sequence ATGAAGTCTCTTGCGGTGATCGTGCTGCCGATGCTGCTTTTGGCGGAGACGACGAAGCCGCTTGAGTGCAACAAGATCTTCGAGGAGCGGAAACAGGAGCTGGTGCTCAAACTCGAAGAGATCGACGAGGCGCGACAGGCGTACGAGGCGCTCAAGGCCGCCACCGAAGAGATGTTTCGAAAAAAAGAGGCGCTCCTGGCGAAAAAGGAGGCCGATCTCAACGCGACGCGCCTGAAACTCGAAGCGGAGCGAAAAGAGATCGAAAAGCTGATCGCCCGAAACGAAGAGCTGCTCAAAGCGATCAAGGAGGCCAAAGCCGACAAAGTTTCCAAGACGTATGCGAAGATGAAAGCCTCCGCGGCGGCGCAGATTCTCGAGCGGATGAGGGCACAGGAGGCCGCTTCGATTCTGGCGACACTCAAACCCAAAAGCGTGGGGCAGATTCTTTCGAAAATGGATCCGGCCAAAGCGTCGAAGATCACCCTACTGCTCCAGGATCGGCTGCCCAGCGGAAAGAAAAAATAG
- a CDS encoding YeeE/YedE thiosulfate transporter family protein — MARKISWLTGGLMMALLILFTFSIWGADRPIGASTYVPYFAGLLFGLDPEQYEYMREIEKAGAWEGVMLLGAFLGGLFMSVFVTKTFRFSVLPSLWKERKNRSVASRLFWSFVSGFIMIVGARLAGGCTSGHFLSGASQIAVSGLIFGGIVMVTLLVTGRLFYKKRGAQDV; from the coding sequence ATGGCAAGAAAGATCTCCTGGCTGACAGGCGGCCTGATGATGGCGCTGCTGATTCTTTTCACCTTTTCGATATGGGGTGCGGACCGGCCGATCGGAGCATCCACCTACGTTCCCTATTTCGCCGGCCTTCTGTTCGGACTCGATCCCGAGCAGTACGAATATATGAGAGAGATCGAAAAGGCGGGTGCCTGGGAGGGCGTCATGCTGCTCGGCGCCTTTTTGGGCGGTCTGTTCATGTCCGTTTTCGTGACGAAAACCTTCCGTTTCAGCGTATTGCCCTCTCTTTGGAAAGAGCGGAAGAACCGATCCGTGGCCTCGCGCCTTTTCTGGAGCTTTGTATCGGGGTTCATAATGATCGTCGGCGCGCGTCTGGCGGGCGGATGCACGAGCGGCCATTTTCTCTCCGGCGCCAGCCAGATCGCGGTGAGCGGACTGATTTTCGGGGGCATCGTCATGGTGACGCTTCTTGTCACAGGTCGACTTTTCTACAAGAAGAGAGGAGCCCAGGATGTTTGA